In the Helicobacter typhlonius genome, one interval contains:
- a CDS encoding DNA adenine methylase translates to MNYIGSKFKLSHFLQTSIESTLQKASAKPLKDSIFCDIFAGTAAVGRLFKAQVKQIISNDREYYSFVLAQNYIGNHQKLTRVNELLHILNDTTQTPPQKGKIYTHYALGSGSGRQYFSDENAQKIDAVRSKIAQWKKEKLIEDKEYYFLLASLLESADKVANTASVYGAFLKHLKKSALKGFILNPAEFECNENEHLVFNEDANTLITKIKGDILYLDPPYNAREYGANYHLLNTIALYDDFIPKGKTGLREYEKSAWCRKAKVADELENLIKNAHFEWIFLSYNDEGLLSLEQIQAIFEKYGKYSFATQKHQRFKADSKRIQKQDCTLEYLHILRK, encoded by the coding sequence ATGAACTACATTGGCTCCAAATTTAAACTCTCTCACTTTTTGCAAACGAGCATAGAATCTACACTGCAAAAAGCTAGTGCAAAGCCCTTAAAGGATTCTATCTTTTGTGATATATTCGCTGGAACTGCGGCGGTGGGGCGGCTTTTTAAGGCACAAGTCAAGCAAATTATTAGCAATGATAGGGAGTATTATAGCTTTGTCTTGGCGCAAAATTATATCGGCAATCATCAGAAATTAACACGCGTTAATGAGCTGCTACACATTCTTAATGACACAACTCAAACGCCACCACAAAAGGGTAAAATCTACACTCATTATGCGCTTGGCTCTGGGAGTGGGAGGCAGTATTTTAGCGATGAAAATGCACAAAAAATTGATGCTGTGCGCTCTAAGATTGCGCAATGGAAAAAAGAAAAGTTAATTGAGGACAAGGAATATTACTTTCTCCTTGCCTCCCTTTTAGAATCCGCCGACAAGGTTGCAAACACTGCTTCAGTGTATGGAGCGTTTTTAAAGCACCTTAAGAAAAGTGCGCTCAAAGGTTTTATTCTAAATCCTGCAGAGTTTGAATGCAATGAAAATGAACATTTGGTATTTAATGAGGACGCAAATACACTTATTACTAAGATAAAGGGTGATATTCTTTATCTTGACCCACCTTATAATGCACGAGAGTATGGCGCGAATTATCATCTTTTAAACACGATTGCCTTATATGATGACTTTATCCCAAAGGGCAAGACGGGCTTAAGAGAGTATGAAAAGTCGGCTTGGTGCAGAAAAGCAAAAGTCGCAGATGAGCTAGAAAACCTCATCAAAAATGCGCATTTTGAGTGGATTTTTCTAAGCTATAATGATGAGGGATTGCTCAGTTTAGAGCAAATTCAAGCTATTTTTGAAAAATATGGCAAATATTCTTTTGCCACACAAAAACACCAGCGCTTCAAAGCAGATTCTAAACGAATCCAAAAGCAAGATTGCACTTTAGAATATTTGCATATTTTGAGGAAGTAA
- a CDS encoding ClbS/DfsB family four-helix bundle protein, with product MPRPTNKSDLLALSQKNYESLLALIEQIPLEQQSTPFEYNERDKALRDVLVHLYEWQILLLRFVRTNLERTSDFVPFLPAPYSFKTYPAMNREIWQKHQSTPLENAKAMLGKSHIECMELIESLPPQELFIKKYYKWCGNTSLGSYCVSATSSHYDWASKCIKKRVRSLKKV from the coding sequence ATGCCACGCCCTACCAACAAAAGCGATTTGCTTGCCTTAAGTCAGAAAAATTATGAATCTCTGCTTGCGTTGATAGAGCAAATCCCGCTTGAACAACAAAGCACACCCTTTGAATATAACGAGCGAGATAAGGCTTTGCGCGATGTGCTTGTGCATTTGTATGAATGGCAGATACTTTTGCTTCGCTTTGTGCGCACAAACCTTGAGAGGACGAGTGATTTTGTGCCTTTTCTCCCTGCGCCTTATAGTTTCAAAACCTATCCCGCGATGAATAGGGAGATTTGGCAAAAGCACCAAAGCACGCCATTAGAGAACGCAAAGGCAATGTTAGGAAAAAGCCACATAGAATGTATGGAGCTGATAGAGAGCCTCCCGCCACAGGAGCTTTTTATCAAAAAGTATTATAAGTGGTGTGGCAACACAAGTCTTGGGAGCTATTGTGTGAGTGCGACTTCAAGCCATTATGATTGGGCAAGTAAATGTATAAAAAAGCGTGTGAGGAGCTTGAAAAAGGTTTAA
- the rrpB gene encoding MarR family transcription factor RrpB: protein MNAYISECPIETTLNLIGNKWKIIIIRDLLSGTKRFGELKKSVGATKNQSISQKVLTQNLRELEEAKLLKRKVYAEVPPRVEYSLTPLGQSLECVLRALESWGEGYKREH from the coding sequence ATGAATGCGTATATTTCAGAATGTCCGATTGAGACGACTTTAAACCTCATTGGCAATAAATGGAAAATCATCATTATCCGCGATTTGCTAAGTGGCACAAAGCGATTTGGTGAGCTTAAAAAGTCTGTGGGTGCGACAAAAAATCAGAGCATTTCTCAAAAGGTTTTAACTCAAAACTTGCGCGAATTAGAGGAAGCAAAGTTGCTCAAAAGAAAAGTGTATGCAGAAGTGCCTCCACGAGTGGAATACAGCCTCACTCCACTTGGGCAGAGTTTGGAGTGTGTCTTAAGAGCTTTAGAATCTTGGGGGGAAGGCTATAAGAGGGAGCATTAG
- a CDS encoding SDR family oxidoreductase yields MKIAVLAAKGRAGSAIVQEAINAGFEVSAFVRSKAHFDERVHLVVKDMFSLTSTDLQGFDVIIDAFGEWQDLSLHLKHIEYLNSILQGNEAKLIVVGGAGSLYMNTTHTLRLMDTPEFPKEYMGVAEATAEVLEFVRKSNLNWLYISPAALFYEGKSQNYELIGEEFKVNTKGESRVSYSTYATALIKLLSSGEIKMCQRISLIEL; encoded by the coding sequence ATGAAAATCGCAGTTTTAGCAGCAAAAGGTAGGGCGGGCAGTGCAATCGTGCAAGAGGCAATCAATGCAGGATTTGAAGTGAGTGCATTTGTGAGGAGCAAAGCGCATTTTGATGAGAGGGTTCATCTTGTTGTGAAAGATATGTTTTCACTTACAAGCACTGATTTGCAAGGATTTGATGTGATTATTGATGCTTTTGGAGAGTGGCAAGATTTGTCTTTACATTTAAAACATATTGAGTATTTAAACTCCATTTTGCAAGGCAATGAGGCAAAGCTCATCGTAGTAGGAGGTGCAGGAAGTCTGTATATGAATACAACGCATACTCTTAGACTAATGGATACGCCAGAGTTTCCTAAGGAATATATGGGAGTGGCAGAAGCAACTGCAGAGGTGCTTGAGTTTGTGCGTAAAAGCAATCTCAATTGGCTCTATATCAGCCCTGCAGCACTTTTTTATGAAGGTAAATCGCAAAATTATGAGTTAATAGGCGAGGAATTTAAAGTCAATACAAAAGGTGAAAGTAGAGTGTCTTATAGCACTTATGCGACTGCACTTATCAAACTGCTTTCTAGTGGAGAAATTAAAATGTGCCAAAGAATAAGCCTCATTGAATTATAG
- a CDS encoding DoxX family protein, with protein sequence MLYNDDLGKLIVRLCVGGLMLFHGVNKITNGVSGIEGFMESHGLPTLFAYGAYIGEVLAPLMIIVGYQVRIAAALEAFTMLVAIYVATGFEIFTLDNHGAWVIELHLLYMLPCIALIFMGGGRYGVKFKK encoded by the coding sequence ATGTTATATAATGATGATTTGGGCAAATTAATTGTGCGCTTATGCGTAGGTGGGCTTATGCTCTTTCACGGAGTCAATAAAATCACAAATGGCGTAAGCGGTATAGAGGGTTTTATGGAATCTCACGGATTACCCACACTTTTTGCCTATGGCGCGTATATCGGCGAGGTGCTTGCGCCATTGATGATAATTGTAGGCTATCAAGTGCGTATAGCTGCTGCCTTAGAGGCTTTTACAATGCTTGTGGCGATTTATGTTGCAACAGGATTTGAGATTTTTACCCTTGATAATCACGGCGCGTGGGTAATTGAGCTACATTTGCTCTATATGCTCCCTTGTATTGCCTTGATATTTATGGGTGGAGGTAGATATGGCGTGAAGTTTAAGAAATGA
- a CDS encoding GyrI-like domain-containing protein: MPTLSFISVQGAGNPNEPNGAYQAALKTLFTLSYTLKMSKTTKALKDYVEYVVPPLESLWWGNENLSNKANFKWQAMIAQPDFITQELFEWACEEVQSKKGIDCSKARLLRFEEGLCVQILHIGSYDEEPQSLAKIEEFIAHNGLKNDISKDNLTRAHHEIYLSNPHKTPTHKFKTILRIPVREG; the protein is encoded by the coding sequence GTGCCAACGCTTTCTTTTATAAGTGTGCAAGGAGCAGGGAATCCAAATGAGCCAAATGGTGCATATCAAGCAGCTTTAAAAACTCTCTTTACCCTCTCCTACACGCTCAAAATGAGCAAAACCACAAAGGCTTTGAAAGACTATGTAGAATATGTCGTGCCTCCGCTAGAAAGCTTGTGGTGGGGTAATGAGAACTTGAGCAATAAGGCAAATTTCAAATGGCAAGCGATGATTGCCCAGCCTGATTTTATCACGCAAGAACTCTTTGAATGGGCGTGTGAAGAGGTGCAGAGCAAAAAGGGCATAGACTGCTCCAAAGCGCGATTATTGCGCTTTGAAGAGGGGCTTTGCGTACAGATACTACATATCGGCTCGTATGATGAGGAGCCACAAAGTCTCGCAAAAATAGAGGAATTTATCGCACACAATGGTTTGAAAAACGACATCAGCAAAGATAATCTCACAAGGGCGCACCACGAAATCTATTTGAGCAATCCACACAAAACTCCCACGCATAAATTTAAAACGATTTTACGCATTCCTGTGCGGGAGGGGTGA
- a CDS encoding DUF262 domain-containing protein: protein MADEMNTESKSVLKYLSENKFLIPMYQRPYTWEEEQCEQLWNDIVGFFDNEERQQDDEYFLGSVVMYKQDGKQNIIDGQQRTTTLSLLLKALYDKASKDKSEEIKELITNLESCLWDTDDISGKVDYGNPHLQSDVAGDEDKAMLESILCNTYEIPDSENDIKNKMKKSKSNYEKNYLYFICQSNNYAQEAPMKWRKLCVTLLISCILLPIECKGDDEDKRMENALRIFNTLNNRGIPLSDSDIFKGIIFKNKKTQEERRSFAEEWKELENDNKGNMDFIFRNYMHIIRARNNTKTSEIGLRPFFTKEYKEYLQNSMGEITELSKFWNGEYDKNYSLKSLQFYEVLHCLPNEYWKYLDSAYYMYFKDKNDYFKSHTHEKFLSRLITHCIVKFIDKPTISVIKPIIFNAYVSLYEKGEIDFQTNTQQILENEPHFKEQFFKAYKLIPSLLMLNLYLKYPEQETDISGEIEHIFPKTTNWRKNYTGWDKEEAKPFIESIGNKMWLEKKLNIKASNGYFDDKKVEYEKSKFLEAQDLAKYPKNDWLKEDIEARNGEIYQRLKAFFEKNL from the coding sequence ATGGCAGATGAAATGAATACTGAAAGTAAAAGCGTATTAAAGTATCTATCTGAAAACAAATTTTTAATTCCTATGTATCAAAGACCTTATACTTGGGAAGAGGAGCAATGCGAACAACTCTGGAATGATATAGTGGGGTTTTTTGATAATGAAGAGAGGCAGCAAGATGATGAATATTTTTTAGGTTCTGTGGTAATGTATAAGCAAGATGGCAAACAAAATATCATTGATGGACAGCAAAGAACAACCACCTTGAGCTTATTGCTGAAAGCTTTATATGATAAGGCTTCTAAAGATAAAAGTGAGGAAATTAAAGAACTGATTACCAATCTTGAATCTTGCCTATGGGATACTGACGATATTAGTGGTAAGGTTGATTATGGCAACCCACATCTTCAAAGTGATGTTGCTGGAGACGAAGATAAAGCAATGTTGGAAAGTATTTTGTGTAATACCTATGAAATACCAGATAGCGAAAATGATATAAAAAACAAAATGAAAAAGTCAAAATCAAACTATGAAAAAAACTACTTATACTTTATTTGTCAATCAAACAACTACGCACAAGAAGCACCAATGAAGTGGCGTAAATTATGCGTAACATTGCTTATATCTTGCATTTTGCTTCCAATAGAATGTAAAGGAGACGATGAAGATAAAAGAATGGAAAATGCGTTAAGAATATTCAATACGCTTAATAATCGGGGTATTCCTTTAAGTGATTCTGATATTTTTAAAGGAATTATTTTCAAAAATAAGAAAACCCAAGAAGAAAGAAGATCTTTTGCAGAAGAATGGAAAGAATTAGAAAATGACAATAAAGGCAATATGGACTTTATCTTTAGAAACTATATGCACATTATTCGCGCAAGAAACAATACAAAAACTAGCGAGATTGGTTTGCGTCCATTTTTTACCAAAGAATACAAAGAATACTTACAAAATAGTATGGGAGAAATTACAGAGTTAAGTAAATTTTGGAATGGCGAATATGATAAAAATTATAGCCTTAAATCGTTGCAGTTTTATGAAGTTTTGCATTGTTTGCCTAACGAATATTGGAAATACTTGGATAGTGCTTATTATATGTATTTCAAGGATAAAAATGATTATTTCAAATCCCATACACACGAGAAGTTTTTATCTAGGCTTATTACACATTGTATAGTTAAGTTTATTGATAAACCTACTATTTCAGTGATTAAGCCCATTATATTTAACGCTTATGTTTCTTTATATGAAAAAGGTGAAATAGATTTTCAAACAAATACTCAACAAATTTTAGAAAATGAACCACACTTTAAAGAGCAATTTTTTAAAGCTTATAAATTGATTCCCTCACTTTTAATGCTTAATTTATATTTAAAATACCCAGAACAAGAGACAGATATCTCTGGTGAGATTGAACATATCTTTCCAAAAACTACAAATTGGAGAAAAAATTATACAGGCTGGGATAAAGAGGAAGCAAAGCCGTTTATTGAATCTATCGGCAATAAAATGTGGCTTGAGAAAAAGCTTAATATTAAAGCAAGTAATGGGTATTTTGATGATAAAAAAGTAGAGTATGAGAAATCAAAATTTTTAGAGGCTCAAGATTTGGCAAAATATCCTAAAAATGATTGGCTTAAGGAGGATATAGAAGCAAGAAATGGAGAAATTTACCAAAGATTAAAAGCATTCTTTGAGAAAAATTTATAG
- a CDS encoding EVE domain-containing protein — protein MPTRTQIIIGKAAPLKRMKQNDKIIYYSPKLTQESKEPYQAFTALGEIADETIFVLLQARFLH, from the coding sequence TTGCCAACTCGCACACAAATTATCATAGGCAAAGCCGCACCGCTTAAAAGAATGAAGCAAAATGATAAAATCATCTATTATAGCCCAAAGCTAACTCAAGAATCTAAAGAGCCTTATCAAGCATTCACCGCACTAGGCGAAATCGCAGATGAAACTATTTTTGTGCTGCTTCAAGCTCGATTTTTACACTAA
- a CDS encoding YceI family protein, whose amino-acid sequence MRKIALCAAVALLGTSLMAAEYVVDASHSSVEFGVKHMSVSNVKGNFNKFSGTLDVEGKNIKALEGEVQISSINTNSDGRDKHLNAADFFDSKKFPKATLKLVKHSGKKLEAEVTIRGVTKKVTFETNLSGPVKHPQTGKDLIALTLEGKVNRKDFGIGMDTANAMVSDNVSVKIELEAAQK is encoded by the coding sequence ATGAGAAAAATTGCATTATGTGCGGCAGTAGCACTACTTGGCACTTCACTTATGGCAGCAGAATATGTAGTTGATGCGAGCCATTCATCTGTGGAATTTGGCGTAAAACATATGTCTGTGAGCAATGTGAAAGGAAACTTCAACAAATTCAGTGGCACACTCGATGTAGAGGGAAAAAACATCAAGGCTCTTGAAGGTGAAGTGCAAATCTCTTCTATCAACACAAATAGTGATGGACGCGATAAACACTTGAATGCGGCAGACTTCTTTGATTCAAAGAAATTTCCAAAAGCTACGCTAAAGCTTGTTAAGCATAGTGGCAAGAAGCTTGAAGCTGAAGTAACTATACGTGGCGTAACAAAAAAAGTAACTTTTGAAACTAATTTGAGCGGACCAGTCAAGCACCCACAAACAGGCAAAGACCTGATTGCCCTCACTTTAGAAGGCAAGGTTAATCGCAAGGATTTTGGCATAGGTATGGATACTGCAAACGCAATGGTAAGTGACAATGTTAGTGTAAAAATCGAGCTTGAAGCAGCACAAAAATAG